One Mercurialis annua linkage group LG3, ddMerAnnu1.2, whole genome shotgun sequence DNA window includes the following coding sequences:
- the LOC126673084 gene encoding caffeoylshikimate esterase — MDFSHKLRLKSPPTTLTHRKRHSPITHPLNHQLPIASPSTLSSKFKSFSVSSSLNSQLSSFIMSKFSKKRDIEGVSEELNLIASQNLDHAPARRLVRSAFVEAQRQLDHPLFKWAPTGITTQEWYERNSRGLEIFLKSWMPPSEVVIKGAVFISHGYGDTCTFFMDGIARRIAASGYAVYALDHPGFGLSQGLHGYIPDFEYLVDNVMEQYTTIKGRPELKGLPCFLLGQSMGGAVTLKVHLKDSHAWDGMILIAPMCRIAEDVKPPPLVLKAVTCLSRVLPKAKLVPQKDLSELFIRDLKTRKMAEYNVISYNSLMRLKTAVELSKATEDIEARLEKVSAPLLIIHGAADKVTDPQVSQFLYERASSKDKTLKLYEEGYHCILEGEPGDIIFGIFDDIVSWLDFRCSTD, encoded by the exons ATGGACTTCTCTCACAAACTTAGACTAAAATCACCGCCCACCACTCTCACCCACCGGAAACGTCACTCTCCGATCACCCACCCACTGAACCACCAGCTACCCATTGCCTCGCCCTCAACATTGAGTTCAAAGTTCAAATCTTTCTCAGTATCATCATCTCTAAACAGCCAACTAAGTAGTTTCATAATGTCCAAGTTTAGCAAAAAAAGGGACATTGAAGGTGTTAGTGAAGAGCTTAATTTGATCGCTTCACAGAATTTGGATCATGCCCCTGCTCGTAGACTGGTTCGATCAGCTTTTGTTGAGGCTCAACGGCAGCTTGACCATCCTTTGTTTAAG TGGGCTCCCACTGGGATCACAACACAAGAG TGGTATGAAAGGAATTCGAGAGGCTTAGAAATCTTTTTAAAGAGCTGGATGCCGCCATCAGAAGTTGTAATTAAAGGTGCTGTGTTTATTTCTCATGGATATGGCGATACTTGCACTTTCTTCATGGATG GTATAGCAAGGCGAATTGCTGCATCGGGATATGCAGTTTATGCTTTGGATCATCCTGGTTTTGGTCTTTCTCAAGGATTGCATGGTTACATTCCAGACTTTGAATACTTAGTTGACAATGTTATGGAACAATATACGACTATCAAAG GAAGACCAGAACTAAAAGGATTGCCTTGCTTCCTATTAGGGCAATCTATGGGTGGAGCTGTTACCCTTAAAGTTCACTTAAAGGATTCACATGCTTGGGATGGCATGATCCTTATAGCTCCTATGTGCAGA ATTGCAGAGGATGTGAAGCCACCGCCGCTAGTGTTGAAGGCAGTAACCTGTTTATCTAGAGTTTTGCCGAAGGCAAAGCTTGTCCCTCAGAAAGATCTATCAGAGCTGTTCATCAGAGACCTGAAGACAAGAAAAATG GCCGAATACAATGTAATTAGTTACAATAGTCTAATGCGGCTTAAAACTGCTGTGGAACTCTCGAAGGCTACAGAGGATATTGAGGCTCGGCTAGAAAAG GTTTCAGCTCCATTGTTGATTATTCATGGAGCTGCCGATAAGGTGACGGATCCTCAGGTGAGCCAGTTCCTATATGAGAGGGCCTCTAGCAAAGATAAAACATTGAAACTATATGAAGAAGGTTATCACTGTATTCTTGAAGGGGAACCTGGTGACATAATATTTGGCATCTTTGATGATATTGTTTCATGGCTGGATTTCAGGTGTTCAACTGACTAG